One region of Micromonospora ureilytica genomic DNA includes:
- a CDS encoding AraC family transcriptional regulator: MSALDEMRELLNRHARPDMSTAIDGIRVCKFTHPNTSAAGMSGTVLAVIAQGGKRLALGERLYEYGPGEYLIASADLPVTGHVLDTGQPTLGFGMTLAPSALAELLLEADPRDLPATPRTASPGIAVSTASSALLEAIVRLLRLLEQPADRKILAPMVKREILWHLLRGEQGVAIRQLGLADSGLAHINRAVRQIRENYATAFRVEDLAEVAGMSVSAFHRNFQTVTGMSPIQFQKRIRLQEARLLLASRSSDITGVGLSVGYDSPSQFSREYRRMFGTPPSKDTQLRTPPAELVTALP; the protein is encoded by the coding sequence ATGTCTGCCCTGGACGAGATGCGTGAGCTTCTCAACCGGCATGCGCGGCCCGACATGAGCACAGCGATCGACGGCATCCGGGTATGCAAGTTCACCCATCCAAATACTTCGGCGGCCGGGATGTCCGGGACCGTGCTCGCAGTCATCGCCCAGGGCGGCAAACGCCTCGCCCTGGGCGAGCGCCTCTACGAGTATGGGCCTGGCGAGTACCTCATCGCCTCTGCCGACCTCCCCGTCACCGGCCATGTCCTGGACACCGGGCAGCCCACCCTCGGTTTCGGCATGACTCTCGCCCCCTCAGCCCTCGCCGAACTCCTCCTGGAAGCCGACCCCCGAGACCTGCCGGCCACCCCACGCACCGCATCACCCGGCATCGCCGTCTCCACGGCCTCGTCTGCACTGCTGGAAGCCATCGTGCGCCTGCTGCGGCTGCTTGAGCAGCCCGCAGATCGCAAGATCCTCGCTCCCATGGTCAAGCGGGAAATCCTCTGGCATCTCCTGCGCGGTGAGCAGGGAGTCGCCATCCGCCAACTTGGTCTCGCCGACAGCGGACTGGCCCACATCAACCGCGCTGTGCGTCAGATCCGGGAGAACTACGCAACCGCCTTCCGTGTGGAGGATCTGGCGGAAGTCGCCGGCATGAGCGTGTCCGCGTTCCACCGCAACTTTCAGACCGTCACCGGGATGAGCCCCATCCAGTTCCAAAAACGCATCCGCCTGCAGGAAGCCCGGCTCCTGCTCGCCAGCCGCTCCTCAGACATCACCGGTGTGGGCCTCAGCGTCGGCTACGACAGCCCTTCCCAGTTCAGCCGTGAATACCGCCGCATGTTCGGCACACCGCCCAGCAAGGACACCCAACTCCGCACTCCGCCAGCAGAACTCGTCACCGCGCTGCCCTGA